AAATGTTGAACTATTGAGTAATAGCCTTTCCCTGGTCATCACAAGAGTTGTATTTGATTCATTTCCGGTAGTAGAAGGTGAAATTGGTTccaacgtcgtcgtcgtcgtcgtcgattGTTCTTCTCCATTCTCGAATAAAATTGGTGAGGGTGcaggtttatttgttgttgttgttgttccatcatcattgtcatcatcattgaaaattggtgagggtgcaggtttatttgttgttgttgttgttgttgttgttgttgttgttgttgttgttccatcACCCTCACTAATGAGGGTTGTATCAACTTCTCTATCCTCATTCAAAATTGGTGcaggtttatttgt
Above is a window of Drosophila kikkawai strain 14028-0561.14 unplaced genomic scaffold, DkikHiC1v2 scaffold_86, whole genome shotgun sequence DNA encoding:
- the LOC138929614 gene encoding uncharacterized protein; translated protein: MVPSLLRISSTPPSSPSRIFIEDGGAISTSTLETTLINGGNDDDDDDDVATTTTTNKPAPILNEDREVDTTLISEGDGTTATTTTTTTTTTNKPAPILNEDREVDTTLISEGDGTTTTTTTTTTTTTTNKPAPSPIFNDDDNDDGTTTTTNKPAPSPILFENGEEQSTTTTTTLEPISPSTTGNESNTTL